A single window of Grus americana isolate bGruAme1 chromosome 6, bGruAme1.mat, whole genome shotgun sequence DNA harbors:
- the MPP4 gene encoding MAGUK p55 subfamily member 4: MEVPTVCSQDNGISHVLTLVLQELSLLCKRDVNGVGMLYDLLRSRWLQALLKIYECLQHYLGKRPVPVTLQARALTREVVELLREAPQSGEIKELRRLLRAPHLKALLSAHDTVAQKDFEPTLPPLPDNIPENEEAMRIVCLVKNNQPLGATIKRHEITGDITVARVIHGGLADRSGLLYAGDKLVEVNGVPVEGLEPEQVINILALSQGTIMFKLIPVSDRPVSNQTTLYVRAMADYWPLQDPAIPCADAGLPFKKGEILQIVDQNDALWWQARKVSDLSACAGLIPSNHLLKRKQREFWWSQPFQPHLCLKSSMLSTVEEEDDMQIDEKCVETDEETFESEELKEEEEEFGEFGQRVFIAGFRRSMRLCRRKSRTNQQSCYARCPSSCYSTLAAPYEEVVRYQRHPADRSRLIILVGPAGVGVNELRRRLIASNPREFQSAVPHTTRVQKSYEMNGREYHYVSKETFENMVYSHRMLEYGEYKGYLYGTSIDAVRTVLDEGKICVIDLEPQGIQVARTHELKPYIIFIKPSSISCMRQTRKNARIITDYYVNMKFKEEDLQEMEDSAKKMEAQFGQFFDQVIVNDNLQEASMQLLSAVHRAQDEPQWVPAIWICSDTQP; encoded by the exons atggaAGTGCCAACAGTCTGCAGTCAAGATAATG GTATATCTCATGTTCTGACTCTAGTGCTACAAGAACTGAGTTTGCTCTGTAAAAGAGATGTCAATGGTGTTGGCATGTTATATGACCTGCTCAGATCTCGCTGGCTGCAAGCACTTTTAAAG ATTTATGAATGCCTCCAACACTACCTCGGAAAAAGACCAGTCCCTGTCACCCTGCAGGCACGTGCGTTGACTCGTGAG GTGGTAGAGTTACTGCGTGAAGCCCCTCAGTCTGGAGAGATCAAAGAGCTAAGACGGCTACTGCGAGCTCCACACTTAAAG GCCTTGCTATCTGCTCATGATACTGTGGCTCAGAAAGATTTTGAACCAACCCTTCCACCACTGCCAGACAACATACCTGAAAATGAGGAAGCTATGAGGATTGTCTGCTTAGTGAAAAACAACCAGCCTCTG GGTGCCACCATTAAACGCCATGAGATAACAGGTGACATAACAGTTGCTCGTGTGATCCATGGTGGGCTAGCAGACAGAAGCG GGTTGCTATACGCTGGAGACAAACTGGTGGAAGTAAATGGAGTTCCTGTTGAGGGACTTGAGCCTGAGCAAGTTATTAATATTCTG GCCCTATCTCAGGGGACAATTATGTTCAAATTAATTCCAGTTTCTGATCGGCCTGTCAGCAACCAAACAACA CTCTATGTGCGAGCAATGGCAGATTACTGGCCTTTGCAAGATCCTGCCATACCATGTGCTGATGCAggtttgccttttaaaaagggTGAAATACTCCAGATTGTGGACCAGAATGATGCTCTCTGGTGGCAGGCCAGGAAAGTTTCAGATCTCAGTGCCTGTGCTGGACTAATACCCTCAAATCACCTTCTTAAAAG GAAGCAGCGAGAATTCTGGTGGTCTCAGCCTTTCCAGCCCCATCTCTGTCTCAAATCATCAATGT TAAGCACTGTGGAAGAAG AGGATGACATGCAGATTGATGAAAAGTGTGTGGAAACAG ATGAAGAAACATTTGAGTCCG AGGAGCTTAAAGAAG AAGAGGAAGAATTTGGTGAATTTGGTCAACGAGTCTTTATTG CTGGTTTCCGTAGAAGCATGCGCCTGTGTCGCCGGAAATCCCGGACTAACCAGCAGTCATGTTATGCTCGATGCCCCAGCAGCTGTTACAGCACTCTTGCAGCTCCATATGAAGAGGTGGTTAGGTACCAGCGGCACCCAGCAGACCGGAGCAGACTCATTATACTAGTGG GTCCTGCAGGAGTTGGTGTGAATGAGCTAAGGCGAAGGCTTATCGCAAGTAACCCACGAGAGTTTCAAAGTGCCGTACCTC ACACCACTCGTGTTCAGAAGAGTTATGAAATGAATGGCCGTGAATATCACTACGTATCAAAggaaacttttgaaaacatgGTGTATAGCCACAG AATGCTGGAATACGGGGAATACAAAGGGTACCTGTACGGTACCAGTATTGATGCAGTGCGAACAGTCCTCGATGAAGGGAAGATCTGCGTAATAGATTTAGAACCACAG GGCATACAAGTAGCCCGGACTCATGAATTAAAGCCCTACATTATATTCATCAAGCCATCCAGCATAAGCTGCATGAGGCAGACTCGTAAAAATGCCAGGATCATTACAGATTATTATGTGAACATGAAATTCAAG GAAGAAGATTTACAGGAGATGGAAGATTCGGCTAAGAAAATGGAAGCTCAGTTTGGTCAGTTCTTTGATCAAGTGATTGTGAATGACAACTTACAAGAGGCATCTATGCAGCTGCTGTCTGCAGTCCATCGTGCACAAGACGAGCCCCAGTGGGTCCCTGCAATATGGATATGCTCAGACACTCAGCCCTAA